Proteins from one Thermobifida alba genomic window:
- a CDS encoding HAD-IIIA family hydrolase, translated as MPRTDYAVVVPTVGRPSLRRVLRPLLEAAPEDAPAEIVVVDDRPDPDAEPLVLPDAPLLRLLRSGGHGPAVAREVGWRATDAAWVVFLDDDVEPPADWPRRLRADLADLPDDVAGSQGRIEVPLPDGHRPTDAERAALGLRGARWITADMAYRRTALHRAGGFDPRFPRAYREDTDLALRVLDAGYRLVRGARVCAHPPRPGGRWASLRAQRGNADDALMRRLHGPRWRDRVGEAPGRLRRHAATTAVLAAGLAAAVAGRRRLSAVLGGLWLARTAEFAWRRTSPGPRTAAEVTDMAVTSALIPPLACAQRLYGELRAARLAGAEPPLRAVLFDRDGTLVEDVPYNGDPEKVRPRPTARAAVALARRAGLRVGVVTNQSGIARGLLTRAQVDAVNARVDALLGPFDVWRVCPHAEEDRCRCRKPAPGMVEDAAAALGLRPRDCAVVGDIGADMAAAAAAGARGVLVPTPATLDAERRAAPRTATDLLGAVRLLVDAHVPDRAEERVWFPSRG; from the coding sequence GTGCCGCGGACCGACTACGCGGTGGTCGTCCCCACCGTGGGACGCCCCAGCCTGCGACGGGTGCTGCGCCCCCTGCTGGAGGCCGCCCCCGAGGACGCGCCGGCCGAAATCGTCGTGGTCGACGACCGGCCCGACCCGGACGCGGAGCCGCTGGTGCTGCCCGACGCGCCGCTGCTGCGCCTGCTGCGGTCCGGCGGCCACGGCCCCGCCGTGGCCCGGGAGGTGGGCTGGCGCGCCACCGACGCCGCGTGGGTGGTGTTCCTCGACGACGACGTGGAGCCGCCTGCGGACTGGCCGCGGCGGCTCCGCGCCGACCTGGCGGACCTGCCTGACGACGTGGCGGGCAGCCAGGGCCGCATCGAGGTGCCGCTGCCGGACGGGCACCGCCCCACCGACGCCGAACGCGCCGCCCTGGGACTGCGCGGCGCCCGCTGGATCACCGCCGACATGGCCTACCGGCGCACCGCCCTGCACCGGGCCGGCGGGTTCGACCCCCGCTTCCCCCGCGCCTACCGGGAGGACACCGACCTGGCGCTGCGCGTCCTGGACGCCGGGTACCGCCTGGTGCGCGGCGCACGGGTGTGTGCGCACCCGCCGCGGCCGGGCGGACGCTGGGCGAGCCTGCGCGCGCAGCGCGGCAACGCCGACGACGCGCTGATGCGGCGGCTGCACGGGCCGCGCTGGCGCGACCGCGTGGGGGAGGCGCCCGGCCGGCTCCGCCGGCACGCGGCGACCACCGCGGTCCTGGCCGCGGGCCTGGCCGCCGCCGTCGCGGGACGCCGCCGCCTCAGTGCGGTGCTGGGCGGGCTGTGGCTGGCCCGCACCGCCGAGTTCGCGTGGCGGCGCACCAGCCCCGGGCCGCGCACCGCCGCCGAGGTCACCGACATGGCCGTCACCAGCGCCCTCATCCCGCCGCTGGCGTGCGCGCAGCGGCTGTACGGCGAACTGCGCGCCGCCCGCCTGGCCGGGGCCGAGCCCCCGCTGCGGGCGGTCCTGTTCGACCGCGACGGCACCCTCGTGGAGGACGTGCCCTACAACGGCGACCCCGAGAAGGTGCGCCCCCGCCCCACCGCCCGCGCCGCCGTGGCGCTGGCCCGCCGCGCGGGCCTGCGGGTGGGGGTGGTCACCAACCAGTCGGGGATCGCGCGGGGCCTGCTCACCCGCGCCCAGGTCGACGCGGTCAACGCCCGCGTCGACGCGCTCCTCGGCCCCTTCGACGTGTGGCGGGTCTGCCCGCACGCCGAGGAGGACCGCTGCCGCTGCCGCAAACCCGCCCCCGGCATGGTCGAGGACGCCGCCGCCGCGCTGGGCCTGCGCCCCCGCGACTGCGCGGTCGTCGGCGACATCGGCGCCGACATGGCCGCCGCCGCGGCGGCCGGGGCCCGCGGCGTGCTCGTGCCCACCCCCGCCACCCTCGACGCCGAACGGCGGGCCGCGCCGCGCACGGCGACCGACCTGCTCGGCGCCGTGCGGCTGCTGGTCGACGCGCACGTACCCGACAGAGCGGAGGAACGGGTGTGGTTTCCGTCACGCGGCTGA
- a CDS encoding glycosyltransferase family 9 protein — protein MPQRRAAGGRDGAGGPTVLVARLDSLGDVLLAGPAVRAVARTARRVVLLAGPRGAAAGRMLPGVDRVVEWCAPWIDADPPPVDRAAVAALCARVRAERPDAALILTSFHQSPLPLALLLRLAGVPWIGAVSTDYPGSLLDLRHRVPDGIPEAERMLSLAEAAGYRLGEGDAGRLAVRRPLPDTTGLTGPGGYVAVHVGASAPARRLPLRLAVDTTAALTAAGVRVVVTASAEDKADAAAVAEAGAVDLAGRTDLPELADVLDRAAVLVAGNTGPAHLAAAVHTPVVSLFSPVVPASAWAPYGTRLRLLGDQTQRCAHTRARLCPVPGHPCLNSVTADEVVRAVRDLMEDR, from the coding sequence GTGCCGCAGCGCCGCGCGGCGGGGGGACGGGACGGGGCCGGCGGCCCGACCGTCCTGGTCGCGCGGCTGGACAGCCTCGGCGACGTGCTGCTGGCCGGTCCGGCCGTCCGGGCGGTGGCGCGCACCGCCCGGCGGGTGGTGCTGCTGGCCGGGCCGCGGGGCGCTGCGGCGGGTCGGATGCTGCCCGGCGTGGACCGGGTCGTCGAGTGGTGCGCGCCGTGGATCGACGCCGACCCGCCGCCGGTGGACCGCGCCGCCGTCGCGGCGCTGTGCGCCCGGGTGCGCGCCGAACGCCCCGACGCCGCGCTGATCCTCACCTCCTTCCACCAGTCGCCGCTGCCGCTGGCGCTGCTGCTGCGGCTGGCCGGGGTGCCGTGGATCGGCGCGGTCAGCACCGACTACCCGGGAAGCCTGCTGGACCTGCGGCACCGCGTCCCCGACGGGATTCCCGAGGCGGAGCGGATGCTGTCGCTGGCCGAAGCCGCCGGATACCGGCTCGGCGAGGGCGACGCCGGACGGCTCGCGGTGCGCCGCCCCCTGCCCGACACCACCGGCCTGACCGGGCCGGGCGGGTACGTGGCGGTGCACGTCGGCGCGTCGGCGCCCGCGCGGCGGCTGCCGCTGCGGCTGGCCGTCGACACCACCGCGGCGCTGACCGCCGCGGGCGTCCGGGTGGTGGTGACCGCCTCCGCCGAGGACAAGGCGGACGCCGCGGCCGTCGCGGAGGCCGGGGCCGTGGACCTGGCCGGACGCACCGACCTGCCGGAGCTCGCCGACGTGCTGGACCGCGCCGCGGTGCTCGTCGCCGGGAACACCGGCCCCGCCCACCTGGCCGCCGCCGTGCACACCCCCGTGGTGTCGCTGTTCTCCCCGGTCGTGCCCGCCTCGGCGTGGGCGCCCTACGGCACCCGGCTGCGGCTGCTCGGCGACCAGACGCAGCGGTGCGCCCACACCCGCGCCCGCCTGTGCCCCGTCCCCGGACACCCCTGCCTGAACTCGGTCACCGCCGACGAGGTGGTGCGGGCCGTGCGCGACCTGATGGAGGACCGGTGA
- a CDS encoding glycosyltransferase, which produces MTQLGDRPPTPAAAARGAAPRRTLRILLWHVHGSWTTSFVHGGHVCLLPVTPDRGPDGRGRAATWTWPDNAVEVPWERLRDTDVDLVLAQRPHELDLAERLLGRRIGRDLPAVYVEHNTPRGDVPHTRHPLADRDDVTIVHVTHFNALFWDNGRAPVAVVEHGVADPGHRYTGRRARAGAVVNEPLRRWRTTGTDLLPRIARSAPLDLFGMGVADAPARLGLPPDLLRVHEDLPQHAMHERLAHCRAYVHPVRWTSLGLSLIEAMMLGLPVAVLGTTEAHEAVPPEAGVVTTRIDRLCAALRDFLADPGLARATGAAARAAALRRYGLARFHSDWDRLLQEVTR; this is translated from the coding sequence GTGACGCAGCTGGGAGACCGCCCGCCGACGCCCGCCGCGGCCGCCCGCGGCGCGGCGCCGCGCCGCACCCTGCGCATCCTCCTGTGGCACGTGCACGGCTCGTGGACCACGTCGTTCGTGCACGGCGGCCACGTGTGCCTGCTGCCGGTCACCCCCGACCGCGGCCCCGACGGCCGGGGCCGCGCCGCCACCTGGACGTGGCCGGACAACGCCGTGGAGGTGCCCTGGGAGCGGCTGCGCGACACCGACGTGGACCTCGTCCTCGCGCAGCGCCCGCACGAACTGGACCTGGCCGAACGCCTGCTGGGCCGCCGTATCGGCCGCGACCTGCCCGCGGTCTACGTGGAGCACAACACGCCCCGCGGCGACGTGCCGCACACCCGGCACCCGCTGGCCGACCGCGACGACGTCACGATCGTGCACGTCACCCACTTCAACGCGCTGTTCTGGGACAACGGGCGCGCCCCGGTCGCGGTGGTCGAGCACGGCGTCGCCGACCCCGGCCACCGCTACACCGGACGCCGCGCCCGGGCGGGCGCGGTGGTCAACGAACCGCTGCGGCGCTGGCGGACCACCGGAACCGACCTGCTGCCGCGCATCGCGCGCAGCGCGCCGCTGGACCTGTTCGGCATGGGGGTCGCCGACGCGCCCGCCCGGCTGGGCCTGCCGCCGGACCTGCTGCGCGTCCACGAGGACCTGCCGCAGCACGCCATGCACGAGCGGCTCGCGCACTGCCGCGCCTACGTCCACCCGGTCCGGTGGACGTCGCTGGGCCTGTCCCTGATCGAGGCGATGATGCTGGGCCTGCCCGTGGCGGTCCTGGGGACCACCGAGGCCCACGAGGCGGTGCCGCCGGAGGCGGGCGTCGTCACGACCCGGATCGACCGGCTGTGCGCGGCGCTGCGCGACTTCCTCGCCGACCCCGGGCTCGCCCGCGCGACGGGGGCGGCGGCCCGCGCGGCGGCCCTGCGCAGGTACGGACTCGCCCGGTTCCACTCCGACTGGGACCGGCTGCTCCAGGAGGTGACACGGTGA